GCTGCCGTATCCTGAAGGTCCTTGCCTACCTGGAGAACCTGCGTTCGATCTGCATGATCTTCTCGACCCGTCGCGCATGCCGCCCGCCGGCGAAGGGGGTTTCTAGCCAGGTCTTGACGATCTGCTGAGCGAGGCTGGCGCCGATCAATCCTGCACCCAGGGTGAGTACGTTGGCGTCATTGTGCTCGCGGCTGTTGACCGCTGAAGACTGGTCGTAGCACAAGGCCGCCCGCACGCCGGGTACTTTGTTGGCGGCAATGCACGAGCCGATCCCGGCGCCATCGATCAGGATGCCGCGTCCCACATTGCCCTGACCCACCAGTTCGGCCACTGCCAGCGCGAAGTCCGGGTAGTCGACGGCCTGCGTGCTGTGGGTGCCACAGTCGATGACCTCCTGCCCTTGCGAGACCAAGAAGGCCTTGAGGGCCTCCTTCAGCGGGTAGCCCCCGTGATCGGCACCCAGGGCAATCGCCTTCGTCGAATGGGCCGAGGGTGTGCCGGCTTGCCAGCCCTGGTCTTTCGGCGTTTCGGCCAGCAACCGCAGCTTGCGATCCATCGCCACCTGGCGCGCCAAGGGGGTCACCAGCGCCCCAGGCGGAACGGCGAACTCGGCGCCGAAGGGAAGATCGCGCAGATCGTGTTCAGTGACCAGGCGGCGCCGCGGGGCCGGCAGGGCACCCGTCTCGCGCCCTAGCGTTCGATAGAGCACGCTGCGCACCCTGGCACGGATGTGCTCCTTGCTTGTCACCTGCGACTCCTGCCGGAGGGAAACTGGACGG
This sequence is a window from Anaerolineales bacterium. Protein-coding genes within it:
- the rpiB gene encoding ribose 5-phosphate isomerase B produces the protein MALGADHGGYPLKEALKAFLVSQGQEVIDCGTHSTQAVDYPDFALAVAELVGQGNVGRGILIDGAGIGSCIAANKVPGVRAALCYDQSSAVNSREHNDANVLTLGAGLIGASLAQQIVKTWLETPFAGGRHARRVEKIMQIERRFSR